Genomic window (Rhododendron vialii isolate Sample 1 chromosome 4a, ASM3025357v1):
ATTGTCATGTGTCATTATTGTGGGCACTCCATCACATGGTAGGCTAGAAATAAGCTAAACACTTTTGTTTGTGAATTCTAACTCAACAAGAGCTGTGTCACTCTTTGCCTTTTGAGACATGAAAATAGGCCATATGTATTCACATATTTTAACTAGGTAATAGTAGAGGTTTTTTCATTTGTAAATACTCTTTCGTTTTGTTATCTCACAATCATAAACGGTAAACCTACACCAACATGGAAGGGAAACAAAAGGGTAGAATCCCAATCCTATATCTCAAAACAACGTTTCCATGCATCTTTCCCTCTCCTATACTGgtgataaaagaaaataattagtgATCGACTTCGGATGTCTCATATAGTGCAACCTAGTTTTTGGAATATTACAAATGATTTGTGAAACAAACATTAATGGGAAAAAACACCCCttcttttcatgtttttattttacaCCCTCATATGTTATCATGGAGTTCCAAATTCACTTGTGTGATGATGCAGAACAGTTTGAAGTTATGATCTGAAAAAACTAACTCTAGGTGTTGCTTTACCCGTCTTTTATCAACTCTAAATTTTTTGGACTCGAACTAACAACCATTTGAATGATGGGAATCACAGATCGTTCGCAGTGAAAGATGAGATATTCTGCTTGTTTGAAGGAGCACTTGACAACTTGGGGAGTCTGAAACAGCAGTATGGATTGGGCAAGTCTGCAAATGAGGTGGTTTTGGTCATTGAAGCTTACAAGGCACTTCGTGACAGGGCACCTTATCCACCTAACCATGTTGTGGGTCACCTTGAAGGCAACTTTGCCTTCGTTGTCTTTGACAAGTCTACCTCCACCTTGTTTGTGGCTACTGTGAGTGCCCTCTTCCATTAGTGTTTCAGAACTTCTTTTAGAAAATTGCATTTGAGAAAACAAACACTCTTCGTGTTCATATATACTTTTCAagggaaatgtttttttttttttggttgaaaagcATTTGTGTGTGCGCGCACGCGCGTGTGCTTTTTCTTCGAAATGGATTTCTCCCCACAAGCTTCCTGCAAACAAAAACATTGAAATCCATCAATCAAACGTGTTTTCTCATGAAAAGTGTTTCACTTCTCCCCCTACCAAACTCGGCCTTGTTAAAGATGTTATTGCTTTGACTTTAACACAATTGGGTTGGTGTATGGTGTGACAGGATCAATTTGGTAAGGTTCCTCTGTATTGGGGAATTACTGCTGATGGGTATGTAGCTTTTGCTAATGATGCTGATTTGCTCAAAGGTGCTTGTGGCAAGTCGCTGGCTTCTTTCCCTCAAGGTGGGTTAGCGTAATCATCTTTGTGGTTTAGTTCATTTATGACCAACTTTATAGGATGAAATGGACTAATAAACTTAAAAGAATAATGACAATGCAGCAGTGGTCATTATGCACAATTTAGCCCTGATGGGCGCGAGAAATGTGCTTGAAAATGTCTTAAAAGTGGTTTCGAAAATGTGAAGGTATTTGGAAACATGTGACTAGTGTCCCAAGACTCTATTTTGGCATTTTGCTCCACTTTAGAACAGACCTAGAAATGACCTATGGCCTTTAGGTTTCTCTtatcaaagattaatgaaattctttttatgtcgtcaaaaaaagaaaaaaaaaaaacattgcccTTTAGGTGTATAACTTTTTACTCTATTTTGGCGTTACATAAATTCCAAGGATCACaaatgaaattccaaaaaaccTTTTGGCAAACAAAACATGAGAACTACATGAAACTACTCATGTTGTTAGTTAGTCGGATTTTCCCTTTATTCTCTTGTTTGAAAACAATGCCATTGCATTTTACAGGATGTTTTTACTCCACGGCAGTTGGAGAAACAGTTGGAGAACTGAGAAGCTATGAGAATCCTAAGAACAAGATTACTGCTGTTCCGGCTAGAGAGGAAGAAATTTGGGGTGCAAAATTCATGGTAAAATGATTGCTTAACTTTAAGTAGAAATAGATTAGATTCATGTTTGCAATTTACATGGGTGCTAGTTAATGTTGGAGACAATTCATGTTTGCAATTTACATGGGTGCTAGTTAATGTTGGGGACAACTACTTGAAAACATTTTAATTCATGTACAACTGCCTAAATTGATGCATCATATAATGTCAAACCCCAACCCTAGGTCAATGTCATTGCTGAATGAAGATTAGTGTCAATGACTTGTTGCAACTCTTAGGCTATATGTCTTCCGTCTGAATCACAAGAAGATTGACGTATTTTTATAGCAAAGGCTGTAATAGGAAATGCATTCAAGTTATTTCAGGGATGAAAAACTATCAGGTATTGGTAAACTAAAATCAAGACGATACACGCCCGACTAGCTTCATCTATCAAATTGCTAATGAGTTTTTCCGGTCAATAGCCCTTTTTGTCTGGATGGAAGTCACATATATTCCGAATAACAGTTGTCTTGTGAATATAGTGATGATTTCCCCCCTTTAGAGTTCTTTATATATAACGTCGCGTTGCAGTGTTGATTTCGTTTTAACTTGTTTGTAAACCTCATGTGGCATAATTGTGTCCCCAACTCAACTCACTTAAAAGAAATACACTTGGAACCACGTATCCTTTATTTCTAACACAGCCACAATGTGGATTTTTGGATGACATTTCAGGTGGAAGGGCCAACAGTTATTGCAGCCACAAAGTAGGAGAAGATTATCTCGCGTCTCTGTACCCGCCCCTACCCTATTAATGCCTCCATGGGGGGCAAAATGGGGTTTATCTCGCGTCTCTGTACCTCGCCCCTACCCTATTAATGCCTCCATGGGGGCCAAAATGGGGAATGAAAGGCAATGAGTTGGGTCATGTAAATAAGTGAAATGAGAGTTTGTTTGTGGCTGTTGGGGGAATGGACAAGAGGGAAGAGGTAGGATTTTCCTGTCTACGTGGTTGTGCCTTCGGTTAGAATGCAATGAGTTGGTGGTTTTCCTTCTTGGGTAGCTTGCACTTTGGGCAAGATCTTTGTGTTGCTTCAGTTATTGTACAGCTACTATATCTTGGTCTAATAAAGTTGTCTGGATCACTTTTTAGAACCCTCTTTAGAACTGTTCTTTTCTTTCTGCATTGCGAAAACGCGATACGTATTATTTGGAAAATTCAGTTTTTGCGCTCTCCTTTACGCtcgttttatgttttttattcaTGTGAGAAATTGTAATATTATCCTAGTACGTTAAAGAAAATACGGGAAGGATTGTATTGTAATTTCACCTGAATGACGACATAGAAGGAATTGCAGTTGGATGGATAAGGGAGTTCTAGCCATTCTATGATCATTTGTGATCCTATGGTCGTAATTGTAGTCGATCGGAAAGGGCTTAGCTATGATCATTTGTGATCCTGTAATGGTTTGGGGGGAGTAATTTTTTAGTAGTCCGGGAACACTGCCACGTGGTGCTCCAAACCATCTCAGAACCACATATTTATGTGTTATTCATACATTTAGTCGTGGATTCCACGAGAATGTGTGGTTATGGAGTGGTTCGGAGCACCATGTGGCAATGCTCTTGGATTACAGAATAATTTCACACTACGAGAATGTGTGGTTATGGAGTGGTTCGGAGCACCATGTGGCAATGCTCTTAGATTACAGAATAATTTCACACTAAGGGGTGATGTAGAGATTGTGGTCGATGGTCTGGAACTAATACATAACTTTTAACTTTCATAAGCTTTAATCGCTACGGAAAATCCAAAGCTGTAGCTCAAGTGATCGTAAGTGGACTTAGGTGTTAGTGCGTGGGGTGGGATCTCATGTTCAAGTCAATGGAGCGAACTTGGTCTGTCTTACTGTCTTAGTAATGTAACTCACATCTCTGACAGAAAAAAACAGGTCTATTGTGACAATTTAAATGTTATTTTAACATTTGTTACAAATCACTTATTTAAGATTTATTTCCTAATATTTTCAGATGCGAAATTAGTAACTGGAATCCCGTGTAAAGTTTTGGTAACAAATGTCTCAATAGCTATTATAATTAAGGCTAATGATTTTGTCACTACCctatttgtttttattatgGTAAATTTACTAAAACACCCTTACACTtgattatgctaattttttctCACTTTCCAAATGTAAGGATATTTTAGTAAATTCAtcctaataaaaataaaaagagagtaGCAAAATCAGTTGCCATAATTAATTAAGTTATGCACATACAGAGTCAGCGAGGAACGTTATATTATTCTACAGTAAAACAAAGTTTACACcaggattatttttaaaaaatgcatacACACTTTTTTGCGGCACCTCGTacaatattttttgttaattttctttttacatTTGCGGTCTTCTTTCTAACTTTCTCCTTGTATTACACATCTCTAcaaatttgcaatttttttattgcaCAATTCATTCGTTTCTATTTTCATGACTAGTAgcttttctttcaattttcacTAAATTGTTCTATGGACCCTTTATGAATATGAGGTGATCGTAACACAATATATATAAGACTCGTGATTCAGGCAATCTAATCATTCGTGTGTAAGGCAGATGACCCAacaattgtttttgaaaaaataggtCAAAAGATCGAATGACTTTGTATATTGGTAGGCATTATTTTCTGTGGTTTTCTTTCTTGACCGACTCTTATACCTCTTTGATTGATAGAAGCATCCGATTGCAAATTCTATTCCAAACGGGTAAGGATCCCTTTGTCCCTCCCTTTTATTTCCGCTTGATCGTGTGTGAGCCGCACTTTtcaaaaaacatcaaaaaactatcaaaattaTGGTAGTATATATTTATGCTCCTAGTATTCGCTTGGTGGATAAGTTCCTATTTCATGGACAAGGCTTACAAAATGATATCTGTCCATAGCTATTTAATTTCCTCCAATACTTCAGGATTTGCATCATTGTGAACTTTCCTGTAATTTgtttgcaaaaaatcaaaaatgtCGTAaagaaagaggggaaaaaaagtaCCCGAGGGTAATTGATTAGAATTTAGAACTAAAGATCTTCTGTCCATTCGATTGGGGATCGGAATCggtttggtgtgatttggtccATTCAGAAAGTTTTGGTCATTCAGAATTTTTCGGTTGTGCTTCAAAAGATTTTGGGCCACAAGCATGAAGAAAAGCAAGAACAATTTAGATTTCATGTACATATAAGTCTTGTGATTTAGTGGACTGGGGCCCAAAATGCTACGAAATTGCAGCAGCAAAATTTAACAAAGAAATAACAGTAAGAAACTCCTGGGTAGTAGTATTACAAGGCACCTGTTTTTTATTGCGAGTGTTTCGACTGCTACACGAGCTACTGGTTTGTTGGGACTCCTAACCTAACAAGGAACTGATACACAAAGCGGTAGAGGAGTTTGAGGTGTTTTTGTTTAGCCACGAGCAAGTGAAAGAAGTAGCGAGAAGGGGAAGAGGATAGAGAGAATCGGGGGGCGAGGGCAAGGGAAGGCGAAGGAGGAGGTCTTTAAGGAGAGTTTTGTTTTGGGTGTGGTGGGAAATGAGGCGGAGAGACAGGATGCGGTGGCTGTGGAAGAGGTGGAGGGGGTGGATAATTATAATAAGAGGTGGGGGTGCACTTATGGagccaaaatatctaaaatgCCATTTTACCTATGATCTAACGGAGATTAACTGTCCACATCCGCAAAACTGTTACCAATTTGATGGATTGGGACAGAAGAGGGaattttgattaacggaagattattttaggagtaaaattgatttttttaaaaaagtttgagagtctaattgaaattgaGCGTATAgtttgggggtattttgaattttttcctatTTAATTTCCTCCAATACTTCAGGATTTGCATGTTTGTGACCTTTCCTGGAATTTGTTTGCAAAAATGTCATAAGAAAATAGGAAAGATgttagaaagagagaaaaaaaaaatgcccgaGGGTAATTGATTAGAACTAAAGATCTTCATGTGCCTTGTGTCTTTCACACAATCACAAATCAACTGAATATAAATAGGGGGGTGGCTCACGAGTTTAATATGCCCATGAAAATGCGATTTCTATTTTCTGCCCCCGTGTCGGTGGATAAGTTTTGACGGTTAGGGGATGAAAGCAATTtcattcacacttatttttgtgGGTGTAACTTCATTCACATTTGATGATGTATGTCATGAGTTCTGTTTTGATGAGCAGAATCAATTATTTTCATACGAATTGATTAGTTaggaaacaaaggaaaaatTTACGTCAATTAGATCTCGGCAAGTACTTGATCAAAAGGATCAATTCTGGTCGCTTCAATTTTGGAAcgaaaaattaagttttttgaTCATGTAAGTTAAGTCATCTAAAAGGTATTTTCTAGTTACTattccaaaagaaattgatAGCTCGTTTAGGAGTATAAGTTGGGCCGGGCCAGTACGAGCACAATACTTTTAAAAAGTTGGTAGTTGACACAACATGACATAGTGCGACACAAAAAACTAGATTGGGTCGGGCAATGCCACTAAATTGGCACAAAAGAAATTGATAGCTCCTTCAGGTTAGTACGAGCTCAATTTGTAAAAAAGTTGGCGCAACATGGCATAGTGCGACACAGAAAAACTAGAATGGGTCGGGCAATGCCATTATTTTGGGTCACAAAACACAGGCACGATAAAATTACTAGCATAATGAGCTCATGTTTATGATATCTATTATGTATAAATACAATTGAGCTATTAAATTAATTTCAATAGAGATTTGTGCTAATAAATCAATTGATTAACTTGGactcaatataaaaatattttgaaaaacgtAAAACTAGAAATAGTACTATCTATTAAACCTTGTATATTTCGTATTTATGACGTTATTTTAACTGTAGTTATTTGATGATGTTTCATTATAACTCTCGAGAATACTATTGATGATCTTCGTTTACACTGTTAacttttttgcctttattacAGGGCGCAATTAGGCAAGGGCATGTCACCACACGAACACGAAAATAAACACGACATCGTGGAGATCGTAGGACACGGTTTGTTGCAAGCCCATGGACTGATTATGCCTAGGGTATTGTAACAATGCACCGCACGATACAATACGATTAATTAGGATTGATCAAACTAAACACAATTCACACGAAAATAAATGGTTTCACATTAGACACGACACGACCCATTTCACGTCTCGGGGCGTTGAGTTAAAAAAGTGTTTGCAAATAGAAAGCCCAaacgcggatcaaaaaaaaaaaaaaatagaaagccCAAACAAGTAGACGCCCAAACAAAAACCCCGAGGAGGAGTGCGCAGGTTTTGACATAAACACCTCCAGCTTACAGGGTAAGCTACTTGGCTGCAGCTTGCGTTCGAACAAGTGAGTCTTTCAATGGCACACTCGACGGTGCACGTTAGCAGATCGAGAGACCTCGACAAGCTCCTCCTCAGGCCCGGTCATCTCGTCGGCCCCACCTTCGACCCAGGCACCGAAgtactccctccctctccctctctctctctctctctctctctctctctctctctctctctgatactTCTCAATCTCTAGCATATTGACAAACACTTACAAGGCGTCTTTTCGcgctgattttttattttttggttttttgcgtAGTTGAGGGACGACATTCAAGAATATGTGAAGATTTTGGTGGTTGGAGCGGGAGGTTTGGGCTGTGAGCTATTGAAGGATTTGGCCTTATCGGGGTTTCGGAACCTAGAAGTCATAGATATGGACCGAATCGAGGTCTCCAATCTCAATCGCCAGTTTCTCTTCAGGTCCTATTTGATTTCTACTGATTGGTGATTCCGTGGTAGTTTCTGTATATCTAATTTACTTACGGACATACTGTATATACCCATAGTCATGTTTTCttgttcctttttctctttttggtttGACGGTCAGGGGTTGTCCCgtccgggccagcttacgcACATCCCGACTAATCCCCTCTCCCTTCTGGTCAAAGGCGCATCCATGCCGGGAGGGAATTCACAAGAAACTACTTTCTTGCGGCTTGACCCCATGAATCGAACCCTGGTCAAGTGTGGGAGCAAACCCacaccaaccaaccggactaacccTTGGGGCTATGTTTTCTTGTTGATCAGATGCCTTGTTAGtagttctaacttctaactAGTAATGCGCCCCCCTGAAGATGATGGAacatgtttaattttatttgcCAACCCACATTTAATAATTGGTTTATGATTGTGTATATAAAGTGTTGGATTTTATTGAATGCCCATGAAGTAATCAGCGTGGAATGGGTATGTTTGTGGTGAAAAGGTTGAAGATTTGTTTAACCACAGGGATGGACCTATTTCTCAAAACTAAGTTGTTCGAATAGATTGAAAGTTATCTCTGTGGCGGTCAGATTGGCAAATTATTAGTTTTGCGTGGCTCTTATAAGGCTGTGTGTCTGATAGTAAAGTTGATGAAGTATTAGGGATAATGAGGGACCCAAATTAACTTAATaaattgagaaaacaaaagaatcTAGTGATTTATATGCCTGGGGTTATGGTTCCTGTGGTAGTGTACCCCGCCTTTACCTGAACAAAAGGGCATACCCAGTGCACAAAGCTTCTGCAAATGCGGGGTCTGGGGAATTGTTGAAATACACAGCCTTACGTTAGCAAGCAAAGAGGTTGTTTCTGAGAGTCAAACCCGTGCCCTTCAGGCCTCAATGGGGCAGCTTTACAGCTGTGCCAGGTCTTCCCTCCGTACTCCGCCTCTAGATATTTGTGCTAAATctaattgtatccttttgggCCAGAAAGGTAAAAGCAATGCAACCATGTCCTATGTCAAATCTGATGCTTATTGACTTAAGCATAGCATTGGTGAGGGTTCTGGTCCTTCTGCAAGTAAGATTGAAAGATTTGAGGTAGATAATATGCCACACATTATGTGGTGCAGAGAATTAGGCTTTCTTGAGAAAGACATTCCTCGCGATTGGAGGTGCGTAGAGATAATTTGGGGCATGACACAaaatgatttcctgtttccaacAGGTTTTGTCTGCATAAGAGCTCAGAAGAAATCGTAAATTATGTTCTTTTGATGGCTGGGGCCAGTATGTTGCAATTGATCCTTAGGGCATGTTGTTTAATCCATTTGGCATACACTTGGAATGCTGGAATTGGTCATTGGTGTATGTACGGAGCTGTTAAGGGGAATTGACCTTGTGATTGCTAGCACTCTGGAGGATGCATTACATCTATTTCTTTTCCACGTGTGCGGTTTGtttggaaaaaggaagaaatagATGTAATGCTAAGTTAAACTATAGCACCCAGGCCATATCGACTAGGTAGGCTATGTAAGTGAGCCGTATGGATCTTGCCAAAGTGGACAAATCAGTATGGTTTTGGAATTGGGACCTTATGATCCATATCAGAGTGAGACCTGCCTTTTGAGATGTGGGCCATGCACATGGTGGAAGTCACTTCTTGAGTCCTGGAAGTGAGAGCAAAGTGCTATGCTGATCTAAGTGTTCCATCGTATGACACACAAGGCCGTTTTGTCTTGATCGTTTGTTTCCCTTTGTGATTGGGGATGGAAGAGGGGGAGGGCGGGTTGGAAGAGAACTATTCGACCGTCTCGTTCTGCTTGGTAGGTCATTTCTCTTCTCAGTCATGTGCATTTTAGAGCCGTGACGGCATAGCCCAAAGCAACAGTATTCAGGAATCAGCGTTCGACCTTTAGAGAAGTTGCGGCAATTATTGCCATCAATGAACATGTGGAGTGGGTAAACACATCTGGTTAGTTAACTTGTAATGCAAGGTTACAGGCATCGGCATATGTTTGAGACAATGTCTTGTTGAATTGATCTCATATCAGAATTTCCATTGCGATGACATTTTGGGATGGTCGGCAGCATTCTGGCTTCTGTTTGATCAATAATTGgccttctctttttctccccCCTTGAATGCTTGGAAGATGCTGATCACCAAGTAATCAACCTGACATGTCTATAGCATGGTACAGGGTTTTACCTCACATGACATTGCTGTTGTGGATACAATTAAATTTAAGAATACTAAGTGCAAGGGATCAAACATTCTTACTTTTCTATCAAGATGAATTATTTTCATTATGTAATTAGCATCTTTTAAGAAACAGTCTCTTATTTATGATCTTGCCATTGTAGGCTTCAAGATGTTGGAAAGCCTAAGGCTGAGGTGGCAGCAAAGCGTGTCATGGAAAGAGTTGCTGGTGTCAATATTGTACCACATTTTTGCCGTATTGAGGACAAAGAACTTGACTTTTACAATGATTTCAACATTATTGTACTTGGGCTTGATTCTATCGAGGCTCGGAGCTACATAAATTCTGTGGCCTGTGGGTTTTTAGGTGTGTTATGCTTATCTTCTAATGGGGAGGTCTAAAAATATTTCTATGAACagttatttatatatattttttgatacaCGACATGGTTTGATTTCAGTAGACTTTTGAGTCTCAATTTCCTCCCTCATTTCGGGTCTTTACTTGTTTGCTGTGGTTGCCCAGTTGCAAATTCCTCCCTCATTTGGGCCTTGTTTGGTGTGGatatttctttttccagtcaATGTTGCTCCAATAGATTAGCCCCAGCCTCCTCCGTTGATTATCATGCTCCAATAACTTTAATGCCTGATGCCATGTCAAACTGTTACGGAGTATTTGATATCTTTCTGGCAGggaaacaaaaacacacacccATATCTAAAAATTAGCAAAAGTTTAAGAGTAAAACTTAGTCATTGCACGGTGTGTTTCTGCCATTTGTTTACCATTACaatatgagaattatatttaTGGAAAATTCTCTTTTATACTTATAAGCATCTGTTGGTTTGACAAAAATGTTGATTAGCTATTACACAATTGAATTTTGAAGGTTGCTATATCTGAttggggaaaaaatgaaaaaaaaagtgcaaaccATGTATGTTTGTAGTTAATAATAAtatttgttttaacttttaaggcATACATTGTGGACTTATGGCAACAGGGCAAGCTTTAGGGCAATGTATGCATGTGACTGGAGGTTTCTTGAAGCTTGCATTGCTGTTTTAGTCACAACAGATTCCTCGATTCAGTTTTTGGCATGAGAGCAACTATCGTGGAATGTCATAGGCATCGGCTTTGACTACCAGCATATCTGGACTTTTATCTTGACATACCTTTTGAATTTAACTTATGTTCTAcatttgaattgattttttacacaaTGATTGAATTTCTTCACCATTCTTTTTAATTAATGCAACTTTAGTTCATGTCTCACTCCTTAGTGTGTATAACATGTGAGGGTGTCAAAATTTTTAGTGTTTGACTGATTCAGTTGtagcttattttatttctcCTATGGGTTTGTTGAAACTTAGAGTATGATTCTGATGACAACCCACGAGAAGAAACAGTCAAGCCCATGGTAGATGGTGGAACTGAAGGCTTCAAGGGCCATGCTAGGGTTATTGTTCCTGGGCTCACCCCATGCTTTGAGTGTACCATTTGGCTTTTCCCACCTCAAGTGAAGTTCCCATTGTGCACTCTTGCAGAAACTCCTAGAACTGCTGCTCACTGCATTGAGTATGCCCATCTAATAAAATGGGATGAGGTAGCCagagtttcaattttttccctttcgCTTCTGAAATGGTGCTTTGTGGACAATTTTGTCATCACGATGTTTCACTTTTTTTCTACAGGTTCATAGTGGGAAAACTTTTGATCCAGATGAACCTGAACATATGCAGTGGGTTTATTCAGAAGTTAATAAAAGTTCcatttgttcttttatttcttttttgctttctttttcttctctacTTATGCTACCCATATCCCGCAGGCTGTCAAGAGAGCGGAGCTATTCGGCATTCCAGGAGTTACATATTCTCTAACTCAGGTGAACATACTCAGTGTTTTCTCTTTTCTGAAaagtttttcctttcaattGATTGTTTGATAGCTATGCAGATAGGTTCTGTTGTCCATTTATGGTAGTCATCAAGAACTGCAAAGTATTTCTGGTTTTAAACTAAATTCTCTTAGCCCTTTTGGCACAGATTATCATTTCGGATTTCTGGCCAAAATAACTTCAACAAActgaaaatgttgattttgtgttggtgcctctctcttttttttttctttttttcacttATGCTTGTGAGTAATCAACTTCAACATAAGTTTAAGCTGAAAGCCTGCAATCAGAC
Coding sequences:
- the LOC131321619 gene encoding NEDD8-activating enzyme E1 catalytic subunit; translated protein: MAHSTVHVSRSRDLDKLLLRPGHLVGPTFDPGTELRDDIQEYVKILVVGAGGLGCELLKDLALSGFRNLEVIDMDRIEVSNLNRQFLFRLQDVGKPKAEVAAKRVMERVAGVNIVPHFCRIEDKELDFYNDFNIIVLGLDSIEARSYINSVACGFLEYDSDDNPREETVKPMVDGGTEGFKGHARVIVPGLTPCFECTIWLFPPQVKFPLCTLAETPRTAAHCIEYAHLIKWDEVHSGKTFDPDEPEHMQWVYSEAVKRAELFGIPGVTYSLTQGVVKNIIPAIASTNAIISAACALETLKIVSGCSKTLSNYLTYNGVEGLHTKVTEFVKDKDCLVCGPGVLIELETSVTLRKFIGLLEEHPKLLLSRASVTHRGKNLYMQAPPVLEEMTRSNLDLTLFVLMDKTPKDIVHVTGTTSKSDKKTSLSMKLRLVFKGVDGVADMDTAGGA
- the LOC131321617 gene encoding stem-specific protein TSJT1, with product MLGVFSSSIVSPPDELVAAGSRTPSPKTKAGALVNRFLETNPSAVSLQIGDHAQLAFTHHNQSPIQPRSFAVKDEIFCLFEGALDNLGSLKQQYGLGKSANEVVLVIEAYKALRDRAPYPPNHVVGHLEGNFAFVVFDKSTSTLFVATDQFGKVPLYWGITADGYVAFANDADLLKGACGKSLASFPQGCFYSTAVGETVGELRSYENPKNKITAVPAREEEIWGAKFMVEGPTVIAATK